In Humulus lupulus chromosome 6, drHumLupu1.1, whole genome shotgun sequence, a single genomic region encodes these proteins:
- the LOC133783576 gene encoding wall-associated receptor kinase-like 1, translated as MWRLHKFIKKRKAVQQKKAFFKGLLLEQQMQTSENNVEQTKLFDLKELEKATNYFSMDRILGQGGQGTVYKGMLEDGKIVAIKKSKIIDEAKLSQFINEVVILTQINHRNVVKLLGCCLETDLPLLVYEVIPNGTLSEFIHQRNMEFPFTWSMRLRIATEVAGALSYLHSGASFPIYHRDVKSTNILLDEKLRAKVADFGTSRTISLEQTHLTTLVYGTFGYLDPEYFQLSQFTDKSDVYSFGVILVELLTGQKVISATRSEEGKSLATYFKMTMKENSLFDILDGQVLKDAPKKEIIVVADLAQRCLHLSGRNRPTMKEVAKELERIQVIDNKDSKGSQHDYVELAYAQPEIADSWTNSTSSIELTFDSAATSFSLHQELSLL; from the coding sequence ATGTGGAGATTACACAAattcataaagaaaagaaaagcagTTCAACAGAAGAAAGCATTTTTCAAAGGTCTTTTGTTGGAACAACAAATGCAAACAAGTGAAAACAATGTTGAACAAACCAAGTTGTTTGATTTAAAAGAGTTAGAGAAGGCAACTAATTATTTTAGTATGGATAGAATTCTTGGCCAAGGAGGTCAAGGAACTGTGTACAAAGGTATGTTGGAAGATGGAAAGATTGTTGCTATAAAGAAGTCTAAAATAATTGATGAAGCCAAACTTTCTCAATTCATTAATGAGGTTGTCATTCTTACGCAAATCAATCATAGAAATGTTGTTAAGTTATTGGGATGTTGTTTGGAGACAGATCTTCCACTTCTAGTTTATGAAGTCATACCAAACGGGACACTTTCTGAGTTTATTCATCAGAGAAATATGGAGTTTCCTTTTACATGGAGCATGCGATTGCGAATTGCAACTGAAGTTGCAGGAGCTCTTTCATACTTACATTCAGGGGCTTCTTTTCCAATTTATCATCGAGATGttaagtctacaaacatactccTAGATGAAAAATTGAGAGCAAAAGTTGCAGATTTTGGTACATCAAGAACTATTTCCTTAGAGCAAACTCACTTGACCACTTTAGTTTATGGCACATTTGGTTATCTAGATCCAGAATATTTTCAATTAAGCCAATTTACAGATAAGAGTGATGTTTATAGTTTTGGAGTGATTCTTGTCGAGCTCTTGACTGGACAAAAAGTAATATCTGCAACAAGGTCTGAAGAAGGAAAAAGTTTGGCGACATATTTCAAAATGACAATGAAGGAAAACAGTCTTTTTGACATTCTTGATGGTCAAGTTCTCAAAGATGCGCCAAAAAAAGAGATCATAGTTGTTGCTGATCTTGCACAGAGATGCTTACATTTGAGCGGAAGGAATCGACCTACCATGAAAGAAGTAGCAAAGGAGCTAGAGAGGATACAAGTCATTGATAATAAAGATTCAAAGGGTAGTCAACATGATTATGTAGAGTTAGCATATGCACAACCTGAAATTGCAGACTCTTGGACTAATTCCACATCGTCAATAGAGTTAACTTTTGATAGTGCTGCTACTAGCTTCTCGTTGCATCAAGAATTATCATTGTTGTAA
- the LOC133786257 gene encoding cytochrome c oxidase assembly protein COX15-like produces MDDGFCRVNRGMSIDDFKFIYWMEYAHRMWGRALGIMFALPFSYFLRKGYITIRLGLKLSTLFALGAGQGLIGWWMVKSGLEEPPSEYAQPRVSPYRLAAHLTSAFVIYSGLLWTGLSVVMPEPPAESMSWVKGPAKVKRLALPVSLLVGITAVSGAFVAGNDAGHAYNTFPKMGDTWIPGTCHLFATSLRILHWCRYSRDLKFRKIYFNPLNYELNGSNSLDHRILATATLVSIGSLWWLTRKVDLHPAVRYLIGSTVGMAGYLGDIYPFVIRASFPGQCSSSWGFDTNDPSHSHSEEAITRSS; encoded by the exons ATGGACGATGGTTTTTGCAGGGTTAATCGAGGAATGAGCATTGATGATTTCAAATTTATATACTGGATGGAATATGCTCATCGTATGTGGGGAAGAGCTCTTGGTATCATGTTTGCTTTGCCATTTTCATATTTTCTTCGTAAGGGATATATTACCATACGACTTGGACTGAAACTCTCTACTCTTTTCGCCCTTGGTGCTGGGCAGGGTCTGATTGGATGGTGGATGGTTAAAAGTGGTTTAGAG GAACCACCATCTGAATATGCACAGCCTAGAGTAAGCCCGTATCGGCTTGCAGCTCATCTCACTTCGGCATTTGTTATATACAGTGGCCTTCTTTGGACAGGTCTCTCGGTGGTAATGCCCGAACCACCTGCAGAATCAATGTCCTGGGTTAAGGGGCCTGCAAAAGTAAAGAGACTTGCTCTTCCTGTCAGCTTACTCGTCGGCATTACTGCTGTCTCAGGAGCATTTGTTGCAGGAAATGATGCT GGACATGCCTACAATACTTTTCCAAAGATGGGTGACACATGGATACCAGGGACATGCCACTTATTCGCAACTTCTTTGAGAATACTTCATTGGTGCAG GTATTCACGAGATCTCAAATtcagaaaaatatattttaatccaTTGAATTACGAGCTCAATGGCTCAAACTCC CTTGACCATCGTATCCTGGCAACAGCCACTTTAGTTTCAATCGGCTCATTATGGTGGTTAACGAGGAAGGTGGATCTTCATCCTGCAGTTCGATATTTGATTGGAAGCACTGTTGGCATGGCTG GTTACCTTGGGGATATCTACCCTTTTGTCATACGTGCCAGTTTCCCTGGGCAGTGCTCATCAAGCTGGGGCTTTGACACTAATGATCCTTCTCATTCACACTCTGAGGAAGCCATCACCCGCTCTTCTTAA
- the LOC133786256 gene encoding wall-associated receptor kinase-like 1 translates to MVVTTMLNYYLFVIITGWFLMARPSTVLAAIYAKPHCKEKCGNITIPFPFGIGSSNCYFDKWFEISCHNSVPFLVQTQLQVLNISLYDENRPSEWVQVRSPISFFNCANKTSKKSANLTGSPFYYASENDFVAVSCGAFAKYETRRGNRVVQDGCSSSSSACSSSSSSPSSNNIDFSNCDGVKCCRTSFDGSYNFKISMDNDSSTTLATNRDNEYCKYAFLIDPNEYKTSHDDDLDYYVPATLSWSLNSTYFDIFKTDVNPTRSSSFVCDSDGTLNSSLDRIHNCRCRYGFRGNAYIQDGCQGI, encoded by the exons ATGGTAGTGACTACTATGCTGAACTACTACTTGTTTGTTATCATAACTGGATGGTTCTTAATGGCAAGGCCGTCAACAGTACTAGCTGCTATATATGCCAAACCTCATTGTAAAGAAAAGTGCGGAAACATAACTATCCCATTCCCATTCGGAATTGGATCGTCCAATTGTTATTTTGACAAATGGTTCGAAATCTCATGCCACAACTCTGTGCCTTTCCTCGTACAAACTCAACTACAGGTACTTAACATTTCGTTATATGACGAAAATAGACCATCCGAATGGGTTCAGGTGAGAAGCCCCATCAGTTTCTTCAACTGTGCAAATAAGACAAGCAAAAAATCAGCAAATTTAACAGGAAGCCCCTTCTACTATGCTTCTGAGAATGACTTCGTTGCAGTAAGTTGTGGTGCTTTTGCCAAGTACGAAACAAGGAGAGGTAACAGGGTCGTCCAGGATGGGTGCAGTAGCAGCAGCTCCGCATGctcgtcatcatcatcatcaccatcatccaATAATATTGATTTTAGTAATTGCGATGGCGTTAAATGTTGTCGTACTTCTTTCGATGGAAGTTACAACTTCAAAATCTCCATGGATAATGATTCTAGTACGACTCTTGCAACAAATCGTGATAACGAATATTGCAAATATGCATTCCTGATTGATCCTAATGAATACAAAACATCCCATGATGATGATCTGGATTATTATGTTCCCGCCACACTAAGTTGGTCCCTTAACAGTACGTATTTCGACATATTTAAAACAGATGTTAACCCAACCAGATCTAGCAGCTTCGTCTGCGACAGTGATGGTACTTTAAATTCCTCTCTAGATAGGATACACAACTGTCGCTGCCGTTATGGATTTCGAGGGAATGCGTACATTCAGGACGGGTGTCAAG GTATATGA